A region of Streptomyces sp. WMMC500 DNA encodes the following proteins:
- the radA gene encoding DNA repair protein RadA, producing MASRKSGGRDRPAYRCAECGWSTVKWLGRCPECQAWGTIEEVGAPAVKTTAAGRVTTSALPIAQVDARQVEARGTGVPELDRVLGGGLVPGAVVLMAGEPGVGKSTLLLDVAAKAAVGGERTLYVTGEESAGQVRLRADRIGALSDGLYLAAETDLAAVLAHLDEVKPALLVLDSVQTVASGEIDGAPGGMAQVREVAGALIRASKERGMATILVGHVTKDGAIAGPRLLEHLVDVVLHIEGDRHARLRLVRGMKNRYGATDEVGCFELHDEGIIGLADPSGLFLTRRDDPVPGTCLTVTLEGRRPLVAEVQALTVDSQIPSPRRTTSGLETSRVSMMLAVLEQRGDIRALSKRDIYSATVGGVKLSEPAADLAVALALASAASDTPLPKNLVAIGEVGLAGEVRRVTGVARRLAEAARLGFTQALVPADPGKVPAGMKVREVGDIADALRALPAGRRRGGGGSREPGGEREPRESRQPEEARR from the coding sequence ATGGCTTCCCGTAAGAGCGGCGGCAGGGACCGCCCCGCGTACCGCTGCGCCGAGTGCGGCTGGTCGACCGTGAAGTGGCTCGGCCGCTGCCCCGAGTGCCAGGCGTGGGGCACGATCGAGGAGGTCGGCGCACCCGCGGTCAAGACCACGGCGGCCGGCCGGGTCACGACGTCCGCGCTGCCCATCGCGCAGGTCGACGCCCGCCAGGTCGAGGCCCGCGGCACCGGCGTGCCGGAGCTGGACCGGGTGCTCGGCGGCGGGCTGGTGCCCGGCGCCGTGGTGCTGATGGCCGGCGAGCCCGGGGTGGGGAAGTCGACGCTGCTGCTCGACGTCGCCGCGAAGGCCGCGGTCGGCGGGGAGCGCACGCTGTACGTGACGGGGGAGGAGTCCGCCGGCCAGGTCCGGCTGCGCGCCGACCGCATCGGGGCGCTGAGCGACGGGCTGTATCTGGCCGCCGAGACCGACCTCGCCGCGGTCCTCGCCCATCTCGACGAGGTCAAGCCCGCCCTGCTCGTGCTGGACTCCGTGCAGACCGTCGCCTCCGGCGAGATCGACGGGGCGCCCGGCGGCATGGCCCAGGTGCGGGAGGTCGCCGGCGCGCTGATCCGGGCCTCCAAGGAGCGCGGGATGGCCACCATCCTCGTCGGGCACGTGACCAAGGACGGCGCCATCGCCGGCCCCCGTCTGCTGGAGCACCTGGTGGACGTCGTGCTGCACATCGAGGGCGACCGGCACGCCCGCCTGCGGCTGGTCCGCGGCATGAAGAACAGATACGGCGCGACCGACGAGGTCGGCTGCTTCGAGCTGCACGACGAGGGCATCATCGGCCTCGCCGACCCCAGCGGCCTGTTCCTGACCCGGCGGGACGACCCCGTGCCGGGCACCTGTCTGACGGTGACCCTGGAGGGGCGCCGGCCGCTGGTCGCGGAGGTGCAGGCGCTGACGGTCGACTCGCAGATCCCCTCCCCCCGGCGCACCACGTCCGGTCTGGAGACGTCCCGGGTCTCGATGATGCTGGCCGTGCTGGAGCAGCGCGGCGACATCCGCGCGCTGTCCAAGCGGGACATCTACAGCGCCACCGTCGGCGGGGTGAAGCTCTCCGAGCCGGCCGCCGACCTGGCCGTCGCGCTCGCGCTGGCCAGCGCCGCGAGCGACACCCCGCTGCCGAAGAACCTGGTCGCGATCGGGGAGGTCGGCCTGGCCGGCGAGGTGCGGCGGGTGACGGGGGTGGCCCGGCGGCTGGCGGAGGCGGCCCGGCTCGGGTTCACGCAGGCGCTCGTGCCGGCGGATCCGGGCAAGGTGCCCGCGGGCATGAAAGTACGGGAAGTCGGGGACATAGCGGACGCGTTGCGCGCGCTGCCGGCCGGCCGGCGGCGCGGGGGCGGCGGGTCCCGGGAGCCGGGTGGGGAGAGAGAGCCGAGGGAGTCCCGGCAGCCCGAGGAGGCTCGCCGGTAG
- the disA gene encoding DNA integrity scanning diadenylate cyclase DisA, whose amino-acid sequence MAAGDRAGAPGRAGGSSGSDAAVRAALSAVAPGTGLRDGLERVLRGNTGGLIVLGTDKIIESICTGGFVLDVEFTATRLRELCKLDGAVVLDRDITRIERAGVQLLPDASIPTEETGTRHRTAQRVSIQSGFPVVSVSQSMRLIALYVDGQRRVLEDSAAILSRANQALATLERYKLRLDEVAGTLSALEIEDLVTVRDVSAVAQRLEMVRRIATEIAEYVVELGTDGRLLSLQLDELIAGVEPERQLVVRDYVPERTGRRPYTVDRALTELDRLSHGELLELPIVARSLGYTGVPETLDAAVSPRGYRLLAKVPRIPSAVIDRLVEHFGGLQKLLAASVDDLQTVDGVGEARARSVREGLSRLAESSILERYV is encoded by the coding sequence GTGGCAGCAGGCGACCGGGCGGGCGCCCCGGGCAGAGCCGGCGGCAGTTCCGGCTCCGATGCCGCGGTGAGGGCCGCGCTGAGCGCGGTCGCGCCCGGCACGGGGCTGCGCGACGGCCTGGAGCGGGTCCTGCGCGGCAACACCGGCGGGCTCATCGTGCTCGGCACGGACAAGATCATCGAGTCCATCTGCACCGGCGGCTTCGTGCTGGACGTCGAGTTCACCGCGACCCGGCTGCGTGAGCTGTGCAAGCTCGACGGCGCCGTGGTCCTCGACCGCGACATCACCCGCATCGAGCGCGCGGGCGTGCAGTTGCTGCCCGACGCCTCGATCCCCACCGAGGAGACGGGCACCCGCCACCGCACCGCGCAGCGGGTGTCGATCCAGAGCGGCTTCCCCGTCGTCTCCGTCAGCCAGTCGATGCGGCTCATCGCGCTGTACGTCGACGGCCAGCGGCGCGTGCTGGAGGACTCCGCCGCGATCCTCTCCCGGGCGAACCAGGCGCTGGCCACCCTGGAGCGGTACAAGCTGCGGCTGGACGAGGTCGCCGGCACCCTCTCCGCACTTGAGATCGAGGACCTGGTGACGGTGCGGGACGTCTCCGCCGTCGCGCAGCGGCTGGAGATGGTGCGCCGGATCGCCACCGAGATCGCGGAGTACGTGGTCGAGCTGGGCACGGACGGCAGGCTGCTGTCCCTCCAGCTCGACGAGCTGATCGCCGGCGTCGAGCCGGAACGCCAGCTCGTCGTCCGGGACTACGTCCCGGAGCGCACCGGCCGCCGTCCGTACACGGTGGACCGCGCGCTCACCGAGCTGGACCGGCTCTCCCACGGCGAGCTGCTCGAACTGCCCATCGTGGCCCGCTCGCTGGGCTACACGGGAGTGCCCGAGACCCTGGACGCCGCGGTCTCGCCGCGCGGTTACCGGCTGCTGGCCAAGGTGCCGCGGATCCCCAGCGCCGTCATCGACCGGCTGGTCGAGCACTTCGGCGGCCTGCAGAAGCTGCTCGCGGCCAGCGTGGACGACCTGCAGACGGTCGACGGCGTCGGCGAGGCCCGGGCCCGGTCCGTGCGCGAGGGGCTGTCGCGGCTGGCGGAGTCGTCGATCCTGGAGCGCTACGTCTGA
- a CDS encoding phosphatase PAP2 family protein, which translates to MNDELYRDVTSLARRTPEWLHALFEFGTDAGLLLLAALFAAAWWAAPRRAPVVAGAAGTVAAYGISELLKVWVERERPCRAVRGAAAPLADCPPPGDWSFPSNHATIAGAAAVALAVAWPRITAWVLPFGVLLAVSRVFVGVHYPLDVAAGLALGAAVAGACAGSARIRTGSAGGRPRRAAVTEPPQTSPIE; encoded by the coding sequence ATGAACGACGAGTTGTACCGGGACGTCACTTCGCTCGCCCGCCGGACCCCCGAGTGGCTGCACGCACTCTTCGAGTTCGGCACGGACGCCGGGCTGCTGCTGCTGGCCGCGCTCTTCGCCGCCGCGTGGTGGGCGGCGCCGCGGCGCGCGCCGGTGGTCGCGGGGGCGGCGGGCACGGTGGCGGCGTACGGGATCAGCGAGTTGCTGAAGGTGTGGGTCGAGCGGGAGCGGCCGTGCCGGGCGGTGCGCGGCGCGGCGGCGCCGCTGGCGGACTGCCCGCCGCCGGGCGACTGGTCGTTCCCCAGCAACCACGCGACGATCGCCGGCGCCGCGGCCGTCGCGCTGGCGGTGGCGTGGCCGCGGATCACGGCGTGGGTGCTGCCGTTCGGCGTACTGCTGGCGGTGTCGCGGGTCTTCGTCGGCGTGCACTACCCGCTCGACGTCGCGGCGGGTCTCGCCCTGGGCGCGGCGGTCGCGGGGGCCTGCGCGGGCTCTGCGCGGATACGGACCGGGAGTGCCGGCGGACGCCCTCGACGGGCCGCGGTGACGGAGCCGCCCCAGACGTCCCCCATTGAGTGA
- a CDS encoding sigma-70 family RNA polymerase sigma factor: MTSSPDPEPARQPPPQHPPEQYEPYLDGLFTYCMSVLCDHDDAVAALGDVLAIAERQPRRRPATPAEWRPWLYSLARWACVRRLDQKPAHKQAQKPAQRPAHRSERSAHRLTHRPALRSAQRRPAAPAEEKRSSAVEPVPEAAAPESLEAAEAAARLHRRELTALAWPEAAGTTPEQREALELAVRHRLPADEVATVLGRHPDAARVLLSTAAAEVERTRAALAVVDQHGCPAIARLAGDSRLFLSAALSRELVRHVDDCAECRRAAERAGAGWAWPGTLRAARPEGPLPVLRAPRAAAYTAMLHAQRTRFAHPPSFDRRGYPRDPRHRAARRGRLRSRAVTSTVVATVLAAPVLALWAANRGAQAPGEAQSGWPPPSAGADDPEKLDGRPVEKAGSAHDDAPRSSDRRGNRPDVSVEVVDHGGPTPGRPGIGPGRLTVEAWPAGETTYLRLRASGGAPVDWRIGTDGGWLRFSATYGTLRPGEATTVAVTVAKASEPRGAWQARVYVSPGGAAILITGSGAGRTGPQSPARPPAPDRPHSPSPPGSPDPSDPAPSPSDPDPSPSDPDPSTSDPGPSPSDPGPTPTPSAPDPSAPGSSSPARVPSRAG; this comes from the coding sequence GTGACGAGCAGCCCCGACCCCGAACCCGCCCGGCAGCCGCCGCCACAGCACCCGCCCGAGCAGTACGAGCCCTATCTGGACGGCCTGTTCACCTACTGCATGTCGGTGCTGTGCGACCACGACGACGCCGTCGCCGCCCTCGGCGACGTGCTCGCGATCGCCGAACGCCAGCCGCGGCGGCGGCCCGCGACGCCCGCCGAGTGGCGGCCCTGGTTGTACTCGCTGGCCCGCTGGGCCTGTGTGCGCCGCCTGGATCAGAAGCCGGCGCACAAGCAGGCGCAGAAGCCGGCCCAGCGACCGGCCCACCGGTCGGAGCGGTCCGCGCACCGCCTGACCCACCGGCCGGCCCTCCGGTCGGCGCAGCGGCGGCCCGCCGCCCCGGCCGAGGAGAAGCGATCCTCCGCCGTGGAACCCGTACCGGAGGCGGCGGCCCCGGAGTCCCTGGAAGCCGCGGAAGCCGCCGCCCGCCTGCACCGCCGCGAACTGACCGCGCTCGCCTGGCCCGAGGCCGCCGGCACGACGCCCGAGCAGCGCGAGGCCTTGGAGCTCGCCGTACGCCACCGGCTGCCCGCCGACGAGGTCGCCACCGTGCTCGGCCGGCACCCGGACGCCGCCCGCGTGCTGCTGTCCACCGCCGCCGCCGAGGTCGAGAGGACCCGGGCCGCGCTCGCCGTCGTCGACCAGCACGGCTGCCCCGCCATCGCCCGGCTCGCCGGCGACAGCCGGCTGTTCCTCAGCGCCGCCCTCAGCCGCGAGCTGGTCCGGCACGTGGACGACTGCGCCGAGTGCCGCCGCGCCGCCGAGCGCGCGGGCGCCGGCTGGGCCTGGCCGGGCACGCTGCGGGCCGCGCGGCCCGAGGGCCCGCTGCCGGTGCTCCGGGCGCCCCGCGCGGCTGCGTACACGGCGATGCTGCACGCCCAGCGCACCCGCTTCGCGCACCCGCCGAGCTTCGACCGCCGCGGCTACCCCCGCGACCCCCGGCACCGGGCCGCCCGCCGCGGCCGGCTGCGCTCCCGGGCCGTGACGTCGACCGTCGTGGCCACCGTCCTCGCGGCGCCGGTGCTGGCGCTGTGGGCCGCGAACCGGGGCGCGCAGGCGCCGGGCGAGGCGCAGTCCGGCTGGCCGCCGCCGAGCGCGGGCGCGGACGACCCGGAGAAGCTGGACGGCCGCCCGGTGGAGAAGGCCGGCAGCGCGCACGACGACGCGCCGCGGTCGTCCGATCGCCGCGGCAACCGCCCGGACGTGTCGGTGGAGGTCGTCGACCACGGCGGCCCGACCCCGGGCCGGCCGGGCATCGGGCCCGGCAGGCTGACGGTGGAGGCGTGGCCGGCCGGGGAGACCACCTATCTGCGGCTGCGGGCGTCCGGCGGTGCGCCGGTCGACTGGCGGATCGGCACGGACGGCGGGTGGCTGCGGTTCAGCGCGACCTACGGGACCCTGCGGCCCGGCGAGGCCACGACGGTCGCGGTGACGGTGGCGAAGGCGAGCGAGCCGCGCGGTGCCTGGCAGGCGCGGGTGTACGTGTCCCCGGGCGGCGCGGCGATCCTGATCACCGGCTCGGGCGCGGGCCGTACGGGCCCGCAGTCGCCGGCCCGCCCGCCGGCGCCGGACCGGCCGCACTCCCCGTCACCGCCGGGGTCACCGGACCCGTCGGACCCGGCGCCGTCGCCCTCCGACCCGGACCCCTCCCCGTCGGACCCGGATCCGTCGACGTCCGACCCCGGCCCGAGCCCCTCGGACCCCGGCCCCACGCCGACGCCGTCCGCCCCGGACCCGAGCGCGCCGGGCTCGTCGTCCCCGGCGCGGGTGCCGTCGCGGGCGGGCTGA
- a CDS encoding Ppx/GppA phosphatase family protein, which yields MRLGVLDVGSNTVHLLVVDAHPGARPLPAYSHKAELRLAELLDEEGAISDDGVERLIATIHEALQVSEDKGAEDVLPFATSAVREAANAESVLARVADETGVKLTVLTGEEEARLTFLAARRWFGWSAGKLLVLDIGGGSLEIAYGIDEDPDKAVSLPLGAGRLTTAWLPGDPPATDDVRALRRYVRAQIARVVSEFSRLGEPDHVVATSKTYRQLARIAGAARSAEGLYVHRALTAASLEEWVPRLAEMTAEARAELPGVSEGRARQLLAGALVAEGAMDLFGVDTVEICPWALREGVILKRLDQLP from the coding sequence ATGCGACTCGGCGTTCTGGATGTGGGCTCGAACACGGTGCACCTGCTGGTGGTGGACGCGCACCCCGGTGCCCGCCCCCTGCCCGCGTACTCGCACAAGGCGGAACTGCGACTCGCCGAGCTTCTCGACGAGGAGGGCGCCATAAGCGACGACGGGGTCGAGCGGCTGATCGCCACGATCCATGAGGCGCTGCAGGTTTCGGAGGACAAGGGCGCAGAAGACGTGCTGCCGTTCGCCACCTCCGCGGTCCGCGAGGCGGCCAACGCCGAGTCCGTCCTCGCGCGGGTCGCCGACGAGACGGGCGTGAAGCTCACCGTGCTCACCGGCGAGGAGGAGGCGCGGCTGACGTTCCTGGCCGCGCGCCGCTGGTTCGGGTGGTCGGCCGGGAAGCTGCTGGTCCTGGACATCGGCGGCGGGTCGCTGGAGATCGCGTACGGGATCGACGAGGACCCCGACAAGGCCGTGTCGCTGCCGCTCGGCGCCGGCCGGCTGACCACCGCCTGGCTGCCGGGGGACCCGCCCGCCACCGATGACGTACGGGCGCTGCGGCGGTACGTGCGCGCGCAGATCGCGCGGGTCGTCAGCGAGTTCAGCCGGCTCGGTGAGCCGGATCACGTGGTGGCGACGTCGAAGACGTACCGGCAGCTCGCGCGGATCGCGGGCGCCGCACGGTCGGCGGAGGGGCTGTACGTGCACCGGGCGCTGACGGCGGCGTCGCTGGAGGAGTGGGTGCCGCGGCTGGCGGAGATGACCGCGGAGGCGCGGGCGGAGCTGCCCGGGGTGTCGGAGGGCAGGGCGCGGCAGTTGCTCGCGGGGGCGCTGGTGGCGGAGGGGGCGATGGATCTGTTCGGGGTGGACACCGTGGAGATCTGCCCGTGGGCACTGCGCGAGGGCGTGATCCTCAAGCGGCTGGACCAATTGCCCTGA
- a CDS encoding sugar phosphate isomerase/epimerase, with amino-acid sequence MPDARVTLSTASVYPESTATAFETAARLGYDGVEVMVWTDPVSQDVEALRRLSDHHGVPVLAIHAPCLLITQRVWSRDPWEKLRRAQSAAEKLGAETVVVHPPFRWQRSYAREFVRGVWRMADETAVQFAVENMYPWRYREKEMLAYAPDWDVTNEDYRHHTLDLSHTATARNDALEMADRMGDRLCHVHLADGSGSGKDEHLVPGRGSQPCAEMLERLAARGFGGQVVVEINTRRAMSAAERESDLAESLAFTRLNLAAPVPRGTPS; translated from the coding sequence GTGCCCGACGCGCGGGTGACCCTGTCCACCGCCTCCGTCTACCCCGAGTCGACCGCCACCGCCTTCGAGACCGCCGCCCGCCTCGGCTACGACGGCGTGGAAGTCATGGTCTGGACCGACCCCGTCAGCCAGGACGTCGAGGCGCTGCGCCGCCTCTCCGACCACCACGGCGTGCCCGTGCTCGCCATCCACGCGCCGTGCCTGCTGATCACGCAGCGCGTCTGGTCGCGGGACCCGTGGGAGAAGCTGCGCCGCGCGCAGTCGGCCGCCGAGAAGCTGGGCGCCGAGACCGTCGTGGTGCACCCGCCGTTCCGCTGGCAGCGCTCGTACGCGCGCGAGTTCGTGCGCGGCGTCTGGCGCATGGCCGACGAGACGGCGGTGCAGTTCGCTGTGGAGAACATGTACCCGTGGCGCTACCGCGAGAAGGAGATGCTCGCGTACGCGCCCGACTGGGACGTCACCAACGAGGACTACCGCCACCACACCCTGGACCTCTCGCACACCGCCACCGCCCGCAACGACGCGCTGGAGATGGCCGACCGCATGGGCGACCGGCTGTGCCACGTGCACCTGGCCGACGGCTCCGGCTCCGGCAAGGACGAGCACCTGGTGCCCGGGCGCGGCAGCCAGCCGTGCGCGGAGATGCTGGAGCGGCTGGCGGCGCGCGGGTTCGGCGGGCAGGTGGTCGTGGAGATCAACACCCGGCGGGCGATGTCGGCGGCCGAGCGCGAGTCGGACCTCGCGGAGTCGCTGGCGTTCACCCGGCTCAACCTCGCGGCACCGGTCCCGCGGGGCACGCCGTCGTAA
- a CDS encoding TetR family transcriptional regulator yields MTHENTADAPKRGRGRPRRGAAADGPGTRDRILAAARSEFAEWGYEKTSIRGIAKTADVDPALVHHYYGTKEHVFEAALESTFAPTVAVHDAVVGGPIDSAGERVTRFFFSVWEDPRSREPLLAVVRSAVSNETAAAIFRGIVTRNVLHRIAPMMPQPDGAMHAEMAVAQLVGTAMLRYIVRLDPMASADPEELIGWLAPIVQYHLTGVPPPPTV; encoded by the coding sequence GTGACGCACGAGAACACCGCCGACGCTCCGAAACGGGGCCGGGGCCGCCCCCGGCGCGGCGCCGCCGCCGACGGGCCCGGCACGAGAGACCGAATACTGGCGGCGGCCCGCTCGGAGTTCGCCGAGTGGGGCTACGAGAAGACGTCCATCCGCGGCATCGCGAAGACCGCGGACGTGGACCCGGCGCTGGTCCACCACTACTACGGCACCAAGGAACACGTCTTCGAAGCGGCGCTGGAGAGCACCTTCGCGCCGACGGTGGCGGTGCACGACGCCGTCGTCGGCGGTCCGATCGACAGCGCGGGCGAGCGCGTGACCCGCTTCTTCTTCAGCGTCTGGGAGGACCCGCGCTCGCGCGAGCCGCTGCTCGCCGTCGTCCGCTCCGCCGTCAGCAACGAGACGGCCGCCGCCATCTTCCGCGGCATCGTCACGCGCAACGTGCTGCACAGGATCGCGCCGATGATGCCGCAGCCGGACGGCGCGATGCACGCGGAGATGGCCGTGGCGCAGCTCGTGGGAACCGCGATGCTGCGCTACATCGTCCGGCTCGACCCGATGGCCTCGGCCGACCCGGAGGAGCTGATCGGCTGGCTGGCGCCGATCGTGCAGTACCACCTGACGGGCGTGCCGCCGCCGCCCACCGTCTGA
- a CDS encoding phosphoribosylaminoimidazolesuccinocarboxamide synthase, which produces MPGFVEKPQPVDVPGLVHLHTGKVRDLYEDADGRLVMVAGDRISAYDWVLPTEIPDKGRMLTRLSLWWFERIADIVPHHVLSTELPEGAPADWAGRALVCRPLRMVPVECVARGYLTGSGLVEYAETGAVCGVDLPPGLTDASALPAPVFTPATKAEVGEHDENVTYEDVVRRVGPLVAAELRRVTLELYGRGRDLARERGLILADTKFEFGYTGDAVGEGELVLGDEVLTPDSSRYWGIDDWRPGRPQPSFDKQYVRDWLTSAESGWDRHGEEPPPELPAEVVERTREKYVEAYERLTGERWDS; this is translated from the coding sequence GTGCCCGGTTTCGTGGAGAAGCCCCAGCCCGTAGACGTGCCCGGCCTCGTGCACCTGCACACCGGCAAGGTCCGGGACCTGTACGAGGACGCCGACGGCCGCCTGGTGATGGTGGCCGGCGACCGGATCTCCGCGTACGACTGGGTGCTCCCCACCGAGATCCCCGACAAGGGCCGGATGCTGACCCGGCTGTCGCTGTGGTGGTTCGAGCGGATCGCCGACATCGTGCCGCACCACGTGCTGTCCACGGAGCTGCCCGAGGGCGCCCCCGCCGACTGGGCGGGGCGCGCCCTGGTGTGCCGCCCGCTGCGGATGGTCCCGGTGGAGTGCGTGGCCCGCGGCTATCTGACGGGCTCGGGGCTCGTGGAGTACGCCGAGACCGGCGCCGTCTGCGGGGTCGACCTGCCGCCGGGGCTGACCGACGCCTCCGCGCTGCCCGCGCCGGTCTTCACGCCGGCGACGAAGGCGGAGGTGGGGGAGCACGACGAGAACGTCACGTACGAGGACGTGGTCCGCCGCGTCGGTCCGCTCGTCGCGGCGGAGCTGCGGCGGGTGACGCTGGAGTTGTACGGGCGCGGGCGGGACCTCGCGCGCGAGCGGGGGCTGATCCTGGCGGACACGAAGTTCGAGTTCGGCTACACCGGCGACGCGGTCGGCGAGGGCGAGCTGGTCCTCGGCGACGAGGTGCTCACTCCCGACTCCTCGCGTTACTGGGGCATCGACGACTGGCGTCCGGGCCGGCCGCAGCCGTCCTTCGACAAGCAGTACGTCCGCGACTGGCTGACCTCCGCCGAGTCCGGCTGGGACCGGCACGGCGAGGAGCCGCCGCCGGAGCTGCCGGCGGAGGTGGTGGAGCGTACGCGCGAGAAGTACGTGGAGGCGTACGAGCGGCTGACGGGGGAGCGCTGGGACTCCTGA
- a CDS encoding alkene reductase — MMNEIFAPVRIGRLDLPNRLAMAPMTRSRATADGGLVSELTAEYYAQRATAALIVSEGTQPSVRAQGYIQTPGIHTAAQIDAWRKVTDRVHAADGRIFLQLLHSGRVGHPYLYPDGGLPEAPSALVSGESLFTLDRGMLPHPVPRELTADDIGEIVRDFAAGARNAIEAGFDGVELHGANGYLIHQFLSGNSNHRTDAYGGPVENRVRFAVESVRAVSEAIGADRTALRISPGNEANGVAETDTAELYAALLAALAPYPLAYLHTLEAHPGLRGVTEQVRRGWAGPLMLNSAHHGGGDPVADAAELVAAGTADLVALGARWLANPDLLDRARAGGPYNEADEATYYGGDHRGYTDYPSLTPLAPAPASAAG; from the coding sequence ATGATGAACGAGATCTTCGCACCCGTACGGATCGGCCGCCTCGACCTCCCGAACCGGCTCGCGATGGCCCCGATGACCCGCTCCCGGGCCACCGCGGACGGCGGCCTGGTGTCCGAGCTGACCGCCGAGTACTACGCCCAGCGGGCCACGGCGGCGCTGATCGTCAGCGAGGGCACCCAGCCCAGCGTGCGCGCCCAGGGCTATATCCAGACGCCCGGCATCCACACCGCCGCGCAGATCGACGCCTGGCGGAAGGTGACCGACCGGGTGCACGCCGCGGACGGGCGGATCTTCCTCCAGCTCCTGCACTCCGGCCGCGTCGGCCACCCCTACCTCTACCCGGACGGCGGGCTGCCGGAGGCGCCGTCGGCCCTCGTCTCCGGGGAGTCGCTGTTCACCCTCGACCGGGGGATGCTGCCGCATCCCGTGCCGCGCGAGCTGACCGCCGACGACATCGGCGAGATCGTCCGGGACTTCGCGGCCGGCGCGCGCAACGCGATCGAGGCGGGCTTCGACGGCGTTGAGCTGCACGGCGCCAACGGCTACCTCATCCACCAGTTCCTCTCCGGCAACTCCAACCACCGCACCGACGCCTACGGCGGCCCGGTGGAGAACCGCGTGCGCTTCGCCGTCGAGTCCGTACGGGCGGTGAGCGAGGCCATCGGCGCGGACCGTACCGCGCTGCGCATCTCGCCCGGCAACGAGGCCAACGGCGTGGCCGAGACCGACACGGCCGAGCTGTACGCGGCGCTGCTCGCGGCGCTGGCCCCGTACCCGCTGGCCTATCTGCACACCCTGGAGGCCCACCCGGGGCTGCGCGGCGTGACCGAGCAGGTACGGCGCGGGTGGGCGGGCCCGCTGATGCTGAACTCCGCGCACCACGGCGGCGGCGACCCGGTCGCGGACGCGGCGGAGCTGGTCGCCGCGGGCACCGCGGACCTGGTGGCCCTCGGGGCGCGCTGGCTGGCCAACCCCGACCTGCTCGACCGGGCCCGGGCCGGCGGTCCGTACAACGAGGCCGACGAGGCGACGTACTACGGCGGCGACCACCGCGGGTACACGGACTACCCCTCGCTCACGCCCCTGGCCCCGGCCCCCGCCTCCGCCGCCGGCTGA